In a single window of the Agromyces sp. H17E-10 genome:
- a CDS encoding electron transfer flavoprotein subunit beta/FixA family protein, producing MKIVVLVKEVPDTYGDRKLNLQTGLADRAASETVLDEIGERALEVALSYADANAGTEVVVLSMSPESAAATVRKGLAMGASSAVQVVDEALVGADTGLTAEVLAAALQRIGYDLVIAGNESTDGSGGVLPAMIAELLDVPNATSLNSVEITDAEVRGERASDDATMQVAAQLPAVISITERLPDARFPNFKGIMAAKKKPFETLSLADLGVDADTTDAARSIMISLAEKPPRTAGTKIVDEGDAGEQLADFLVQNRLA from the coding sequence ATGAAGATCGTCGTCCTGGTCAAAGAGGTGCCCGACACGTACGGGGACCGCAAGCTGAACCTGCAGACCGGCCTCGCCGACCGCGCCGCGAGCGAGACGGTGCTCGACGAGATCGGCGAGCGCGCGCTCGAGGTCGCGCTCTCGTACGCCGATGCGAACGCCGGTACCGAGGTGGTCGTGCTCTCGATGTCGCCCGAGTCGGCGGCCGCGACCGTGCGCAAGGGCCTCGCGATGGGCGCGTCGTCGGCCGTGCAGGTCGTCGACGAGGCGCTCGTCGGCGCCGACACCGGCCTCACCGCTGAGGTGCTCGCCGCGGCGCTGCAGCGCATCGGGTACGACCTCGTGATCGCGGGCAACGAGTCGACCGACGGGTCGGGCGGCGTGCTGCCGGCCATGATCGCCGAGCTGCTCGACGTGCCGAACGCGACGAGCCTCAACTCGGTCGAGATCACCGACGCCGAGGTGCGCGGCGAGCGCGCGAGCGACGACGCCACGATGCAGGTCGCGGCCCAGCTGCCCGCGGTGATCTCGATCACCGAGCGCCTGCCCGACGCCCGCTTCCCGAACTTCAAGGGCATCATGGCCGCGAAGAAGAAGCCCTTCGAGACGCTCTCGCTCGCCGACCTCGGCGTCGACGCCGACACCACCGACGCCGCGCGCTCGATCATGATCTCGCTGGCAGAGAAGCCCCCGCGCACGGCGGGGACCAAGATCGTCGACGAGGGCGACGCCGGCGAGCAACTCGCCGACTTCCTCGTCCAGAACCGGCTCGCGTAA
- a CDS encoding acyl-CoA dehydrogenase: protein MSGFRPPVADIAFTLEHVVDYDAVAQLPGFEHADMETVSEVLDEVGSFMAEVVAPTNRAGDLEGSKLNADGTVTTATGFKEAYAAYVDAGWGSVPLPEEYGGGNFPRTVGLAVQELMMTSNMAFSLAPLLTQGAIEALLHYGSDEQKQQWLPKMVSGEWAGTMNLTEPHAGSDVGALTTKAVKREDGTYGITGQKIFITFGDHDLSEQIVHLVLARTPDAPAGTKGISIFIVPKFLVNEDGSLGERNGVHTVGVEHKMGIHGSPTCVLSYEDATGYLVGEENIGMRIMFVMMNSARLSVGTQGLAVSERAYQQSLDYAQERIQGRAIGATQDSPIIDFPDVRRMLMTQKAYIAAMRRMMLLNATYVDQSTHNPDAAVRARANEIVGLLTPICKSFGTDLGNELTSLALQIHGGMGFIEETGAAQHYRDVRIAAIYEGTNGIQAADLVGRKLPVRDGASALEFIATMRELDAQLAAAGEEFASIRSNLGEQLDALERTTAWMLRTGATDPNAVLSGSSPYQRIWGLVVGGWLLAKSALAARGLDADGVAETQLPLARFYAEQLLPQAAGLVGAATAGSRDLFALDGAALGDAAARGARV, encoded by the coding sequence ATGAGCGGATTCCGACCCCCTGTTGCAGACATCGCCTTCACCCTCGAGCACGTCGTCGACTACGACGCCGTCGCGCAGCTGCCCGGATTCGAGCACGCCGACATGGAGACCGTGTCCGAAGTGCTCGACGAGGTCGGCAGCTTCATGGCCGAGGTGGTCGCCCCCACCAACCGCGCCGGCGACCTCGAGGGCTCGAAGCTCAACGCCGACGGCACCGTCACGACCGCGACCGGCTTCAAGGAGGCCTACGCGGCCTACGTCGACGCCGGCTGGGGCTCGGTCCCGCTGCCCGAGGAGTACGGCGGCGGCAACTTCCCGCGCACCGTCGGTCTCGCGGTGCAGGAGCTCATGATGACCTCCAACATGGCGTTCTCGCTCGCCCCGCTGCTCACGCAGGGTGCGATCGAGGCGCTGCTGCACTACGGCAGCGACGAGCAGAAGCAGCAGTGGCTGCCGAAGATGGTCTCGGGCGAGTGGGCCGGCACCATGAACCTCACCGAGCCGCACGCGGGCTCCGACGTCGGCGCGCTGACGACCAAGGCGGTCAAGCGCGAAGACGGCACCTACGGCATCACCGGCCAGAAGATCTTCATCACCTTCGGCGACCACGACCTCAGCGAGCAGATCGTGCACCTCGTGCTCGCCCGCACGCCCGACGCGCCGGCCGGCACGAAGGGCATCTCGATCTTCATCGTGCCGAAGTTCCTCGTGAACGAGGACGGCTCGCTCGGCGAGCGCAACGGCGTGCACACCGTCGGCGTCGAGCACAAGATGGGCATCCACGGCTCGCCCACCTGCGTGCTGTCGTACGAGGACGCGACCGGTTACCTCGTCGGCGAGGAGAACATCGGCATGCGCATCATGTTCGTCATGATGAACAGCGCCCGCCTCTCGGTCGGCACGCAGGGCCTGGCCGTATCCGAGCGCGCGTACCAGCAGTCGCTCGACTACGCGCAGGAGCGCATCCAGGGCCGCGCGATCGGCGCGACCCAGGACTCGCCCATCATCGACTTCCCCGACGTGCGCCGCATGCTCATGACGCAGAAGGCGTACATCGCCGCGATGCGCCGCATGATGCTGCTGAACGCGACGTACGTCGACCAGTCGACGCACAACCCCGACGCCGCGGTGCGCGCCCGCGCCAACGAGATCGTCGGCCTGCTGACCCCCATCTGCAAGTCGTTCGGCACCGACCTCGGCAACGAGCTCACATCGCTCGCCCTGCAGATCCACGGCGGCATGGGCTTCATCGAGGAGACGGGCGCCGCGCAGCACTACCGCGACGTGCGCATCGCCGCGATCTACGAGGGCACGAACGGCATCCAGGCCGCCGACCTCGTCGGCCGCAAGCTCCCGGTGCGCGACGGCGCATCGGCGCTCGAGTTCATCGCGACCATGCGCGAGCTCGACGCCCAGCTCGCCGCAGCCGGCGAGGAGTTCGCCTCGATCCGCTCCAACCTGGGCGAGCAGCTCGACGCACTCGAGCGCACGACGGCGTGGATGCTGCGTACCGGCGCCACCGACCCCAACGCGGTGCTCTCGGGCTCGAGCCCGTACCAGCGCATCTGGGGCCTCGTCGTGGGCGGCTGGCTGCTCGCGAAGTCGGCGCTCGCCGCTCGTGGGCTCGACGCCGACGGCGTCGCCGAGACGCAGCTGCCGCTGGCCCGCTTCTACGCCGAGCAGCTGCTGCCGCAGGCGGCCGGCCTCGTCGGTGCGGCGACCGCCGGCTCGCGCGACCTCTTCGCCCTCGACGGTGCCGCGCTCGGCGACGCCGCGGCTCGCGGGGCGCGCGTCTGA
- a CDS encoding LysR family transcriptional regulator — translation MRVNLEQLQSFVTVARFGNFTRAAEELYLAQPTLSRQITALERDLGAELFRRARGGSTLTPAGESLLPLARRMLADAESVRRELAELAGLERGRVRLGATPTLCISLVAEVLSAFHAEHPGIDLHLSEQGSRRLLDELVSGELDLALITTSDASDAAERFITTPLLVEELVVVSSAVRPPVADGDAIALAEVAALPQIVFSSTYDLRGTTDAAFADAGLTPEVVLEGAEMDAVLRFVERGLGVAIVPALVLVDRPGLRSVRLEAPTLARTISLARPVDVEPTAAVEVMQRTIAATAQGFAARAGATMRLAEPNR, via the coding sequence ATGCGTGTGAACCTCGAGCAGCTGCAGAGCTTCGTGACCGTCGCGCGCTTCGGCAATTTCACCCGCGCCGCCGAAGAGCTCTATCTCGCGCAGCCGACGCTGAGCCGGCAGATCACCGCCCTCGAACGGGACCTGGGTGCCGAGCTGTTCCGTCGTGCCCGCGGCGGTTCGACGCTCACCCCCGCGGGGGAGTCGCTGCTGCCGCTCGCACGCCGCATGCTCGCCGACGCCGAGTCGGTGCGGCGCGAGCTCGCCGAGCTCGCGGGTCTCGAGCGCGGGCGGGTGCGACTCGGCGCCACCCCGACCCTCTGCATCAGCCTCGTCGCCGAGGTGCTCAGTGCGTTCCATGCGGAGCATCCCGGCATCGACCTGCACCTCTCCGAGCAGGGGTCGCGGCGCCTGCTCGACGAGCTCGTGAGCGGCGAGCTCGACCTCGCGCTCATCACGACGTCCGACGCGAGCGACGCCGCCGAGCGCTTCATCACGACCCCGCTGCTCGTCGAGGAACTCGTCGTCGTCTCCTCGGCGGTGAGGCCGCCCGTCGCAGACGGGGACGCCATCGCGCTCGCCGAGGTCGCCGCCCTGCCGCAGATCGTGTTCAGCTCGACGTACGACCTGCGTGGCACGACCGACGCGGCGTTCGCCGATGCCGGGCTCACCCCCGAGGTCGTGCTCGAGGGCGCCGAGATGGACGCCGTGCTGCGGTTCGTCGAACGGGGCCTCGGCGTCGCGATCGTGCCGGCGCTCGTGCTCGTCGACCGTCCGGGCCTGCGCTCGGTCCGGCTCGAGGCGCCGACCCTCGCCCGCACCATCAGCCTCGCGCGCCCGGTCGATGTCGAGCCCACGGCGGCGGTCGAGGTCATGCAGCGCACGATCGCCGCCACCGCGCAGGGCTTCGCGGCACGGGCGGGAGCGACGATGCGGCTCGCCGAGCCGAACCGCTGA
- a CDS encoding L-aspartate oxidase, whose product MTTPTSTTTERQLSTTVLVIGTGGSGLRAAIELAEAGVDVLALGKRQKSDAHTSLAAGGINAALATMDPDDSWQQHAADTLKESYLLADPRTVETVTKGAGRGIQDLERYGMPFAREADGRISQRFFGAHTYRRTAFAGDYTGLEIQRTLVNRAAQLEVPILDTVYVTRILVNDDGAVFGAYGFDLETGTRYLIHADAVILAAGGHNRIWRRTSSRRDENTGDSWRLAVEAGGRVRDPELVQFHPSGIIEPESAAGTLISEAARGEGGILTNGLGERFMHKYDPERLELSTRDRVALACYTEIKEGRGTPNGGVWLDVSHLPRETIMQRLPRVYQTMLELQMLDITKQPIEIAPTAHYSMGGVWVRPDDHGTDVPGLYAIGEASSGLHGANRLGGNSLIELLVFGRIVGQAAAAYSAALPAQQRSAAAVEVARDEIAALLSSDGSENVRALQRAIRDTMTEHAGVVRDEQGLRAGLAELDAIEARMADIGVHPDIAGYQDLAHAFDLKSAALAARATLEAALERRETRGCHNRSDYPAIDESLQVNLVWSPATGVTREEIPAIPDEITALMHEVSTVGKLVE is encoded by the coding sequence ATGACCACCCCCACCAGCACCACGACCGAGCGTCAGCTCTCCACGACCGTGCTCGTCATCGGCACCGGCGGCTCGGGCCTGCGCGCCGCCATCGAACTCGCCGAGGCCGGCGTCGACGTGCTCGCGCTCGGCAAGCGCCAGAAGTCCGACGCGCACACCTCGCTCGCCGCGGGCGGCATCAACGCCGCCCTCGCCACCATGGACCCCGACGACAGCTGGCAGCAGCATGCCGCCGACACCCTCAAGGAGAGCTACCTGCTCGCCGATCCACGAACGGTCGAAACCGTCACGAAGGGCGCGGGCCGCGGCATCCAGGATCTCGAGCGCTACGGCATGCCGTTCGCCCGCGAGGCCGACGGCCGCATCTCGCAGCGCTTCTTCGGGGCGCACACCTACCGTCGCACGGCGTTCGCGGGCGACTACACGGGGCTCGAGATCCAGCGCACGCTCGTCAACCGCGCCGCGCAGCTCGAGGTGCCGATCCTCGACACGGTGTACGTCACGCGCATCCTCGTGAACGACGACGGTGCGGTGTTCGGCGCCTACGGCTTCGACCTCGAGACCGGCACCCGCTACCTCATCCACGCCGACGCGGTGATCCTCGCCGCGGGCGGGCACAACCGCATCTGGCGACGCACGTCGTCACGACGCGACGAGAACACGGGCGACTCGTGGCGGCTCGCCGTCGAGGCCGGCGGGCGCGTGCGCGACCCCGAGCTCGTGCAGTTCCACCCCTCCGGCATCATCGAGCCCGAGAGCGCGGCCGGCACCCTCATCTCCGAAGCGGCGCGGGGTGAGGGCGGCATCCTCACCAACGGCCTCGGCGAGCGCTTCATGCACAAGTACGACCCCGAGCGGCTCGAGCTCTCGACGCGCGACCGCGTCGCACTCGCCTGCTACACCGAGATCAAGGAGGGGCGCGGCACTCCCAACGGCGGTGTCTGGCTCGACGTCTCGCACCTGCCCCGCGAGACGATCATGCAGCGTCTGCCGCGCGTGTACCAGACCATGCTCGAGCTGCAGATGCTCGACATCACGAAGCAACCCATCGAGATCGCGCCGACGGCGCACTACTCGATGGGCGGCGTCTGGGTGCGCCCCGACGACCACGGCACCGACGTGCCCGGGCTCTACGCCATCGGCGAGGCATCCTCGGGCCTGCACGGAGCGAACCGGCTGGGTGGCAACTCGCTCATCGAACTGCTCGTCTTCGGGCGCATCGTCGGGCAGGCGGCGGCCGCGTACTCGGCCGCCCTGCCGGCCCAGCAGCGCTCGGCGGCCGCGGTCGAAGTCGCGCGCGACGAGATCGCCGCGCTGCTCTCGTCGGACGGATCCGAGAACGTGCGCGCCCTCCAGCGCGCGATCCGCGACACGATGACCGAGCACGCGGGCGTCGTCCGTGACGAGCAGGGCCTGCGAGCCGGCCTCGCCGAGCTCGACGCGATCGAGGCGCGCATGGCCGACATCGGCGTGCACCCCGACATCGCCGGTTACCAGGACCTCGCGCACGCCTTCGATCTCAAGTCGGCCGCGCTCGCGGCGCGCGCGACCCTCGAAGCCGCGCTCGAACGTCGCGAGACGCGCGGATGCCACAACCGCAGCGACTACCCGGCGATCGACGAGTCGCTGCAGGTGAACCTCGTGTGGTCGCCCGCGACGGGCGTGACGCGCGAGGAGATCCCGGCGATCCCCGACGAGATCACGGCGCTCATGCACGAGGTGTCGACCGTGGGCAAGCTCGTCGAGTAG
- a CDS encoding VOC family protein yields the protein MALFDHLGVSVDDLARSIEQFDPVMQALGCTRQDAEGSVAWSRGEEELILFPAREADSGPHRHGRVGWQHLAFAVESRDEVDRLHAIAMDAGWTAVREPKLYPRFNERYYASFVEEDNGIRLEFMHNPPREFAAG from the coding sequence ATGGCCCTCTTCGACCACCTCGGCGTCTCCGTCGACGACCTCGCCCGCTCGATCGAGCAGTTCGACCCCGTGATGCAGGCGCTCGGCTGCACCCGGCAGGACGCCGAGGGCAGTGTGGCCTGGAGCCGGGGCGAAGAGGAGCTGATCCTCTTCCCCGCACGCGAGGCCGACAGCGGACCGCACCGGCACGGCCGGGTCGGCTGGCAGCATCTCGCGTTCGCGGTCGAGTCCCGCGACGAGGTCGACCGCCTGCACGCGATCGCCATGGATGCCGGCTGGACCGCCGTGCGCGAGCCGAAGCTCTACCCGCGGTTCAACGAGCGCTACTACGCCTCGTTCGTGGAGGAGGACAACGGCATCCGGCTCGAGTTCATGCACAACCCGCCCCGCGAGTTCGCCGCCGGCTGA
- the arr gene encoding NAD(+)--rifampin ADP-ribosyltransferase, whose translation MSRPHDDGPFFHGTKADLQVGDLLRAGFRSNYRPEVVMNHIYFTALRDGAGLAAELAAGDGTPRVYAVEPTGPFEDDPNVTDKKFPGNPTRSYRSRDPLRVLGEVTDWTRLTSEALQTWRDRLAELRADERGEIIN comes from the coding sequence GTGAGCCGGCCACACGACGACGGTCCGTTCTTCCACGGCACGAAGGCCGACCTGCAGGTGGGCGATCTGCTGCGCGCCGGCTTCCGGTCGAACTATCGGCCCGAGGTCGTGATGAACCACATCTACTTCACCGCGCTGCGCGACGGTGCCGGCCTCGCCGCGGAGCTCGCCGCAGGCGACGGCACGCCGCGCGTCTACGCCGTCGAGCCGACCGGGCCGTTCGAGGACGATCCGAACGTGACCGACAAGAAGTTCCCCGGCAATCCGACGCGCTCGTATCGCAGCCGCGACCCGCTCCGCGTCCTCGGCGAGGTCACCGACTGGACGCGGCTGACGTCCGAGGCGCTGCAGACCTGGCGAGACCGGCTCGCGGAGCTCCGCGCCGACGAGCGCGGCGAGATCATCAACTAG
- a CDS encoding LysR family transcriptional regulator, producing the protein MNVTLLVRYVAVAEELHFPRAAKALGIPLASLYSSIEKLESEVGTQLVVRDGANTRLTKAGTLFLETARAEIAAAPPPPPAKPVVPAGGKAKASKGKGRAPIVKGQPKPYKKRQSR; encoded by the coding sequence GTGAACGTCACCCTGCTGGTCCGGTACGTCGCCGTCGCCGAGGAGCTGCACTTCCCGCGCGCGGCGAAGGCGCTGGGCATTCCGCTCGCCTCGCTGTATTCGTCGATCGAGAAGCTCGAGAGCGAGGTGGGCACGCAGCTCGTCGTCCGCGACGGTGCCAACACCCGCCTGACCAAGGCCGGAACCCTGTTCCTCGAGACGGCCCGCGCCGAGATCGCCGCCGCTCCGCCGCCGCCGCCGGCAAAGCCGGTCGTCCCGGCCGGCGGCAAGGCGAAGGCGTCGAAGGGCAAGGGCCGCGCCCCGATCGTGAAAGGCCAGCCGAAGCCCTACAAGAAGCGTCAGAGCCGGTGA
- a CDS encoding M15 family metallopeptidase — protein MNHARSSRARRRLTALVVALGLLLVGAAVTGVLVARSAPTALADALDGAATAADGQGVDPADDGELPDGATVFDDGYAGIAKLDPELLGALRAAAGDAGPDDVDFIVNSGWRSPEYQQELLDEAVAEYGSVEEAARWVATPERSAHVAGEAVDVGLDATVWLADHGAEYGLCQIYDNEAWHFELRPEAVDAGCPEKYWDPTFDPRLQG, from the coding sequence ATGAATCACGCACGATCCTCACGAGCCCGCCGACGCCTGACCGCCCTGGTGGTCGCGCTCGGCCTGCTGCTGGTCGGCGCGGCGGTCACCGGCGTGCTCGTCGCCCGTTCGGCGCCGACGGCGCTGGCCGACGCGCTCGACGGCGCTGCGACGGCTGCCGACGGGCAGGGTGTCGATCCGGCCGACGACGGCGAGCTGCCCGACGGGGCGACCGTCTTCGACGACGGATACGCCGGAATCGCGAAGCTCGATCCCGAGCTGCTCGGTGCCCTCCGGGCGGCGGCCGGCGATGCAGGGCCCGACGACGTCGACTTCATCGTCAACAGCGGCTGGCGCTCGCCCGAGTACCAGCAGGAGTTGCTCGACGAAGCCGTCGCCGAGTACGGCTCGGTCGAGGAGGCGGCCCGGTGGGTCGCCACCCCCGAGCGATCGGCGCACGTCGCCGGCGAAGCGGTCGACGTCGGCCTGGATGCCACGGTCTGGCTGGCCGACCACGGCGCGGAGTACGGGCTGTGCCAGATCTACGACAACGAGGCGTGGCACTTCGAGCTGCGCCCCGAGGCCGTCGACGCGGGGTGCCCGGAGAAGTACTGGGACCCGACCTTCGATCCTCGCCTGCAGGGGTGA
- a CDS encoding response regulator transcription factor — translation MRVLVVEDEPFMAEAIRDGLRREAIAADLAGDGDTALELLSVNSYDVAVLDRDIPGPSGDEVAERIVASGSGIPIIMLTAADRLDDKATGFELGADDYLTKPFELQELVLRLRALGRRRGRITPPVREIAGLRVDPFRREVFRNGRYVALTRKQFAVLEVLVEAGGGVVSAEELLERAWDENADPFTNAVRITVSALRKRLGEPWIIATVVGVGYRIDVGSDIDAASGGGDGDAAGRPPGGRG, via the coding sequence ATGCGGGTGCTGGTCGTCGAGGATGAGCCCTTCATGGCCGAGGCGATCCGCGACGGTCTGCGACGCGAGGCGATCGCGGCCGACCTCGCGGGCGACGGCGACACCGCACTCGAGCTCTTGAGCGTCAACAGCTACGACGTCGCGGTGCTCGACCGCGACATCCCGGGCCCCTCGGGCGACGAGGTCGCCGAGCGCATCGTGGCCTCGGGCAGCGGCATCCCGATCATCATGCTCACCGCCGCCGACCGGCTCGACGACAAGGCCACCGGGTTCGAGCTCGGCGCCGACGACTACCTGACGAAGCCGTTCGAACTGCAGGAGCTCGTGCTGCGGTTGCGGGCACTCGGACGGCGGCGCGGGCGGATCACGCCGCCCGTGCGCGAGATCGCAGGGCTGCGGGTCGATCCGTTCCGGCGAGAGGTCTTCCGCAACGGACGGTACGTCGCGCTCACGCGCAAGCAGTTCGCCGTGCTCGAGGTGCTCGTCGAGGCCGGCGGAGGGGTCGTCAGCGCCGAGGAGCTGCTCGAGCGGGCGTGGGACGAGAACGCCGACCCGTTCACGAACGCCGTACGCATCACGGTGTCGGCCTTGCGCAAGCGCCTCGGCGAGCCGTGGATCATCGCCACCGTCGTCGGCGTGGGCTACCGCATCGACGTCGGCTCCGACATCGACGCCGCGAGCGGCGGCGGCGACGGGGATGCCGCGGGCCGGCCGCCGGGCGGACGCGGATGA
- a CDS encoding sensor histidine kinase: MTRPPGLSVRLKLTLSYAGFLVVAGGLLLAVVWAYLLRYVPEQAGSNLDEMMPGRNDLVRAFVPAVSWALLFLLVLGLVGGWFLAGRMLAPLRRITAATRKAATGSLSHRIELEGSQDEFRELADSFDAMLARLEAHVAEQQRFAANASHELRTPLAITQTMLDVARDDPNADHEALVERLRIVNARAIELTEALLLLTRADQRSFTREPVDLSLLAEEAVETLLPLAEARGVTLEAAGPVAQTLGSPALLLQLTTNLVHNAIVHNLPDGGDVRITTGTAGDTVTLTVENTGKPISPQVAATLTEPFQRGSERIRSDHAGVGLGLAIVQSIVRAHDGALELAPRDGGGLVVDVRLPTAR; this comes from the coding sequence ATGACCCGGCCGCCCGGGCTCAGCGTCCGGCTCAAGCTCACGCTCAGCTACGCCGGCTTCCTCGTGGTCGCAGGAGGGCTGCTGCTCGCGGTCGTCTGGGCGTACCTGCTGCGCTACGTGCCCGAGCAGGCCGGCTCGAACCTCGACGAGATGATGCCCGGCCGCAACGACCTCGTGCGGGCGTTCGTGCCCGCGGTGAGCTGGGCGCTGCTGTTCCTGCTCGTGCTCGGTCTCGTCGGCGGGTGGTTCCTCGCCGGGCGCATGCTCGCACCGCTCCGCCGCATCACGGCGGCGACCCGCAAGGCCGCGACGGGGTCGCTCTCGCACCGAATCGAGCTGGAGGGCTCGCAAGACGAGTTCCGCGAGCTCGCCGACAGCTTCGACGCCATGCTCGCCCGGCTCGAGGCGCACGTCGCCGAGCAGCAGCGCTTCGCCGCGAACGCCTCGCACGAGCTGCGCACGCCGCTCGCGATCACGCAGACCATGCTCGACGTCGCCCGTGACGATCCGAACGCCGACCACGAAGCGCTCGTCGAGCGCCTCCGCATCGTCAACGCGCGGGCGATCGAGCTCACCGAAGCACTCCTGCTGCTCACCCGCGCCGACCAGCGGTCGTTCACGCGCGAGCCGGTCGACCTGTCGCTCCTCGCCGAGGAGGCGGTCGAGACCCTGCTGCCCCTCGCCGAGGCGCGCGGCGTCACGCTCGAGGCCGCCGGACCGGTCGCTCAAACCCTGGGGTCGCCAGCCCTCCTGCTGCAGCTGACGACGAACCTCGTGCACAACGCGATCGTGCACAACCTGCCCGACGGCGGAGACGTGCGCATCACGACCGGCACGGCCGGCGACACCGTCACGCTCACGGTCGAGAACACCGGCAAGCCGATCAGCCCGCAGGTGGCCGCAACGCTGACCGAGCCGTTCCAGCGCGGCAGCGAGCGCATCCGCAGCGATCACGCGGGCGTCGGGCTCGGCCTCGCGATCGTGCAGAGCATCGTGCGCGCGCACGACGGAGCGCTCGAACTGGCTCCGCGCGACGGCGGCGGGCTCGTGGTCGACGTGCGGTTGCCCACGGCACGATAG
- a CDS encoding TetR/AcrR family transcriptional regulator, with protein sequence MTERAYHHGNLRQALLERAWSTIDDEGLDALSMRQLARDVGVSHGASARHFADRTALLDAVAITGFERMNTALAEAVAAEPTFAGGLRSAGFAYIGFAVEHPAILDLMYKAKHHPEASVELVDLGRASMAAVVALVAEGQQRGEIRPGDVERQALVVFAAVHGVAALATDDLLDGVDWRVAADATLEAVLGALAVAGASGEQHEASAVR encoded by the coding sequence GTGACCGAACGCGCGTACCACCACGGCAACCTGCGCCAGGCCCTGCTCGAGCGCGCCTGGTCGACGATCGACGACGAGGGGCTCGACGCCCTCTCGATGCGGCAGCTCGCGCGTGATGTCGGGGTCAGCCATGGGGCATCCGCCCGTCATTTCGCCGACCGCACCGCCCTGCTCGACGCTGTCGCGATCACCGGGTTCGAACGCATGAACACCGCGCTCGCCGAGGCGGTCGCGGCCGAGCCGACCTTCGCCGGCGGCCTGCGTTCGGCCGGTTTCGCGTACATCGGGTTCGCCGTCGAGCACCCCGCGATCCTCGACCTCATGTACAAGGCGAAGCACCACCCCGAGGCATCCGTCGAACTCGTCGACCTCGGCCGCGCGAGCATGGCGGCCGTCGTCGCGCTCGTCGCCGAGGGGCAGCAGCGCGGCGAGATCAGGCCCGGCGACGTCGAGCGGCAGGCCCTCGTCGTCTTCGCCGCCGTGCACGGCGTCGCCGCGCTCGCCACCGACGACCTGCTCGACGGCGTCGACTGGCGGGTCGCAGCGGATGCGACGCTCGAGGCCGTGCTCGGCGCGCTCGCGGTCGCCGGTGCGAGCGGCGAGCAGCACGAGGCATCCGCCGTCCGCTGA
- a CDS encoding SDR family NAD(P)-dependent oxidoreductase → MTIDFTATTALVTGASSGLGATFATMLADRGADIVLVARREDRLRELAARIEAEHGVRATPIALDLARPDAASKLREELEARGIRIQTLVNNAGFGMKGPLVTADAARTAEMVQVNVASLVAITREFLPDLVADGRGALVSIASTAAYQPCPDMAVYGATKAFVLSFTEAIAYETRESGLRVLTVSPGATRTEFFDVVGTEDASVGSFQTPEQVVSLALSRLDRRSTPPSVVAGRANAVASSLVGWLPRRVALSMSGRVVTGPTR, encoded by the coding sequence ATGACCATCGACTTCACCGCAACCACCGCCCTCGTCACCGGCGCGAGCTCGGGCCTCGGCGCGACGTTCGCGACCATGCTCGCCGACCGCGGCGCCGACATCGTGCTCGTCGCCCGTCGCGAAGACCGCCTGCGCGAACTCGCCGCGCGCATCGAGGCCGAGCACGGCGTGCGTGCGACGCCCATCGCACTCGACCTCGCCCGCCCCGACGCCGCATCGAAGCTGCGCGAGGAGCTCGAGGCACGCGGCATCCGCATTCAGACGCTCGTGAACAACGCGGGCTTCGGCATGAAGGGCCCGCTCGTGACGGCCGACGCCGCACGCACCGCCGAGATGGTGCAGGTGAACGTCGCCTCCCTCGTCGCGATCACCCGCGAGTTCCTGCCCGACCTCGTGGCCGACGGGCGCGGCGCCCTCGTCAGCATCGCGAGCACCGCCGCCTACCAGCCGTGCCCCGACATGGCCGTGTACGGGGCGACGAAGGCGTTCGTGCTGAGCTTCACCGAGGCGATCGCCTACGAGACCCGCGAGTCGGGCCTGCGCGTACTGACCGTCAGTCCCGGCGCGACGCGCACCGAGTTCTTCGACGTGGTGGGCACCGAAGACGCCTCGGTCGGCAGCTTCCAGACGCCCGAGCAGGTCGTGTCGCTCGCGCTCTCGCGACTCGACCGCCGCAGCACTCCGCCGAGCGTCGTCGCCGGCCGGGCCAACGCGGTCGCGAGCTCGCTCGTCGGCTGGTTGCCGCGACGGGTCGCCCTCTCGATGAGCGGGCGGGTGGTCACCGGGCCCACGCGGTGA